The following nucleotide sequence is from Bacillota bacterium.
GTCTAATGCTTGCAGGCCATATTCCCCGAAATGTACTTCGGTCCCGCCCTTAGCCATGCCACGGGCGTTCGGTCCCCGACGCTGCTTGCGGTACTTTACTTTCTTAGGTACGAGCACAACTATTCGCCTCCTTGGCCAGCAGCGGCTTTAGCTTCCGGCAATACTTCTCCTTTGTATATCCAAACTTTTACACCAATTTTTCCGTATGTGGTGTTTGCCTCTGTAAACCCATATTCAATATCTGCTCTAAGAGTATGCAGGGGTACTTTTCCCTCGCTGTACCATTCGGTACGAGCTATTTCTGCGCCGCCCAAACGTCCCGCGCAGGCAACCCTGATACCCTTAGCCCCAAATTTCATCGCCCTATTGACCGTTTGTTTCATGGCCCGGCGAAAGGCTATCCTTCTTTCCAATTGTGAAGCTATATTCTCAGCCACCAGCTGTGCATCTAATTCAGGAACCTTAATTTCAACAATATTTACATTCACCTGTTTACCTGTCATTTGAACCAGTTTCCGCCGCAAGGCTTCCACTTCGGCTCCACCGCGCCCAATCACAATACCAGGCTTGGAAGTATGGATGGAAACTTTTATTCTATTAGCAGCTCTTTCTATCTGTACCCTGGAAACACCGGCGATAAAAAACGTGCTTTTTATATACTTGCGAATTTTCTGGTCTTCCAGTAAGAAATCGGAAAAATTTCTCTTATCAGCATACCACTTGGCATCCCAATCTCTTATTATACCGATGCGTAGCCCCTTGGGATTAACTTTTTGGCCCACATTAACCCTCCTTCTTCTCCTCGACTATCACAGTAATGTGACTCATGCGATGGCGTAGTATATCCGCGCGCCCCATACCCCGGGCCTGCATACGTTTGAGGGTGGGACCCTCATCGACATAGGCCTTGGCAACATATAGATTTTCCTGATCCATATCATAATTATGTTCGGCATTAGACGCCGCTGACTGGACAACCTTTGCCACGGGTTTTGACGCACGTTTAGGAGTAAACCGGAGGATGGCCAGGGCTTCATTTACATCCTTGCCCCTGATAAGGTCCACCACGTGCCGTACCTTCCGGGGCGAAATGCGGATGAATTTGGCTATTGCTTTAG
It contains:
- a CDS encoding 50S ribosomal protein L22, whose amino-acid sequence is MEAKAIAKFIRISPRKVRHVVDLIRGKDVNEALAILRFTPKRASKPVAKVVQSAASNAEHNYDMDQENLYVAKAYVDEGPTLKRMQARGMGRADILRHRMSHITVIVEEKKEG
- the rpsC gene encoding 30S ribosomal protein S3 — its product is MGQKVNPKGLRIGIIRDWDAKWYADKRNFSDFLLEDQKIRKYIKSTFFIAGVSRVQIERAANRIKVSIHTSKPGIVIGRGGAEVEALRRKLVQMTGKQVNVNIVEIKVPELDAQLVAENIASQLERRIAFRRAMKQTVNRAMKFGAKGIRVACAGRLGGAEIARTEWYSEGKVPLHTLRADIEYGFTEANTTYGKIGVKVWIYKGEVLPEAKAAAGQGGE